TTACGTACAAAAAGCCTTTCCCCCGCTGTTTCAGGATGCTCCTGACAATCGGGATCTTGTCGATCGTACGATCGATAGCGATAAGTGGAGATACCTGAAGCGTGGCGTTCACATCCTTCTTATTCAGATTAAGATCGCCTTTACCGGTAATGACCATTGAGGAACTATCGAGAAGGAAATTCGTGGTGTTGAACACGCCTTTATTCACGGCAAATGCGCCGCCGAGTTTGTTATATTTCAGGCCTTCCCTGTTAAAATTCACTTTGCCTTTGAGAAGATCGTAAACGTTGAGCAGGCCGAAAATTTTGGAGAGCAGGTTCCATTTCCTGATAATGCCGTTTTCACTGTAGACGGTTACATTGCCGCTTAAGTTACCGATGAGTTCCGTCCTGTTGTCTCCTTCAGATTTGAGGTCACCATATATGAAGCCGCTACCCACGATATCCTCAGAGGTATTACCCAGCGCTTCGAGAAGGGGGCCGCTCTTTATCCTGTCAAGCCTGCCGTTCACGTAAACATAGGGAGATTTTCCGGACAGATCAACGATGCCCTCCAGTTCCGTACGGCCGTCAAATATGGCCGATCTGCATTCGGAAATGCTGATTTTTCTATCGACCATGACGCCCGTGATATCCAAATCCTTAACGTTTACCCTTCCAAACACGGCCTCACGTGCCTTAAGAGACAGGTCTCCATTTGCACGAGCGAGAATGCTATTCTGAGGTATCAGGAGACTTCCGTGTTGCCTGCCTCCTGCAAAATCCCGAAGATCAAAACGGTCCATATCGAGTGACAGAGAGAATTGCGGGTTTTCAAGGCCGTTAATGCGGAGCCTGCCCCTCTTGACCTCGCTTGTCCCGCAGGCAAGCCCATTCACCTGGAGATCGTAGGAGCTTCCCTGGAAATCCACCAGAAGGTTCATACGGTCGAGGGGGTTTGATAAGCCGGGTATGCGCAGAGAGCCGTCCTCTATCTTCAGGTAGCCCGTCATATTGGGAAGTTTTTCAAGCGGGAATTGAAGATCCTTGACCGCCACGTTGAGCGATACGTCTCCTTTCGTGGTTTTTTGAGGCAAAAAGAACATATCCGCCACCCGTCCCACGTCGTGGGCATCGAGAGAGACCTGTGCATCGATCTTTCTTAAATCCTTTATCACGCCCTTTCCGCTCACTCTGATAATGTCGAGCTGATACGTAAAGTCATCGACCACGACGTCAGTCTCCTTTTTTGAAAAGCTGACTCTGGCCTGACTTTTCACGCCCTTTTCCTTTTTCACGTATGGAGGTATTTCAAAAGCGAGGTCGTCCATATTCACGTCGCCCCTTGCAGCGAGAAGGCCGTTGTCGAATCGGAAGCTCCCGTCGATTTGGAGTATCCCGGTAGTCCGAATAGGCAATTTAACAAAAGGACGAATGTGTCCGGTGTCAAGCATGCCCCTGACCGTGAAATCGAGATTCTTCTCACCTACTGTGCCTTTGCACATAAGCTGAGTTGTGCCCTCCTTATCCACAATGAGCGGATCAAAGGTCACCTCGTCGTTTAAGAATTTGTAGGAGCCGTGTGCTGAAAAAGCCGTCTCTTTCCAACTGACCTTGCCGCCGGTAAGCTGTCCCGAACCGCGAATGTTTGCGTTCGAGCCGCGACCAATCTCCACCTCCGCAGAGCCGCCCGTGGTTCCGTCTGAAAAACGAAGCCCCTTGAGGTCAACAAAAGACGGCATGTCTTTAAGGTTTAATGTGTATCTGCCGCTTACCTTTATGGCTTTGTCCCGGTTATACGGTATGGTTCCATTTACCCCGTTAAACGCGCTTGTTTTATATGTTCCCTGGATGTCAGAGATATTCACCCGCGACGTATCAAGGGAAAGCCGCCCCTTTATATTGTTGAGATACATGTCCCTGTAGGATAGCCCGACGTCCTTGATCTCAAGCTCCGCTGTGGTGGGACCCTTATACTCATCGCGCAGCATTACGGCCCTCACTTTACCCGTTTTCAGGGCATCCCAGACATTCTTGAGCGAATATCCCGAAGTGGCATAATGGGCTACGTCCTCGACATCGAGATAATCTGACGTGAGCTCGAGGGATGCATATTTATAGTGATCAAGACGGATGTTCAAGGTAAGAGGGGTTTGCTTATAGTACGCCTCACGAATCTTCAAATCTACGGTGCCGGCCTCGGCTGAGAGCCATACTTCGGCCTGAACCTTATCAATGGCCAGGGGCTTATCAAG
The window above is part of the Syntrophorhabdaceae bacterium genome. Proteins encoded here:
- a CDS encoding AsmA-like C-terminal region-containing protein, with protein sequence MKRRRLLFSAILLSAIGLIGLAAFMNLPRFFSYVISRATNTRATVARVELVREGTSLDIRMGEIRLDGDVTGVVKRCDLVINVAKGIYFENIRVADFDAIVNPIERQERLFTFPAELIEMKNGALTVSGHSVGIDDVKVWNVNIGDKLKFEAHVHNGDYIGAVEIRGEGTYNKRLTDLRGDIEFSSFNLARIDKILKGTVNGAGTIAFKDNVFTYEGKAVASGFELSDTWLDKPLAIDKVQAEVWLSAEAGTVDLKIREAYYKQTPLTLNIRLDHYKYASLELTSDYLDVEDVAHYATSGYSLKNVWDALKTGKVRAVMLRDEYKGPTTAELEIKDVGLSYRDMYLNNIKGRLSLDTSRVNISDIQGTYKTSAFNGVNGTIPYNRDKAIKVSGRYTLNLKDMPSFVDLKGLRFSDGTTGGSAEVEIGRGSNANIRGSGQLTGGKVSWKETAFSAHGSYKFLNDEVTFDPLIVDKEGTTQLMCKGTVGEKNLDFTVRGMLDTGHIRPFVKLPIRTTGILQIDGSFRFDNGLLAARGDVNMDDLAFEIPPYVKKEKGVKSQARVSFSKKETDVVVDDFTYQLDIIRVSGKGVIKDLRKIDAQVSLDAHDVGRVADMFFLPQKTTKGDVSLNVAVKDLQFPLEKLPNMTGYLKIEDGSLRIPGLSNPLDRMNLLVDFQGSSYDLQVNGLACGTSEVKRGRLRINGLENPQFSLSLDMDRFDLRDFAGGRQHGSLLIPQNSILARANGDLSLKAREAVFGRVNVKDLDITGVMVDRKISISECRSAIFDGRTELEGIVDLSGKSPYVYVNGRLDRIKSGPLLEALGNTSEDIVGSGFIYGDLKSEGDNRTELIGNLSGNVTVYSENGIIRKWNLLSKIFGLLNVYDLLKGKVNFNREGLKYNKLGGAFAVNKGVFNTTNFLLDSSSMVITGKGDLNLNKKDVNATLQVSPLIAIDRTIDKIPIVRSILKQRGKGFLYVTYNVKGPLIDPDITPSLTSTIGGKALEILRNILVLPREVFEK